Proteins from one Setaria italica strain Yugu1 chromosome V, Setaria_italica_v2.0, whole genome shotgun sequence genomic window:
- the LOC101758676 gene encoding potassium channel KAT3 yields the protein MARSSSCTSSWARRLPCFDGDSSNRFSGRNLAGDLLPSLGATTQQPPKLRKYLVSPYDPRYKVWEIFLILLVVYSAWICPLEFAFLRYLPRAPFVVDDVVNGFFAVDIVLTFFVPYVDSKSHLLVDDPKKIAARYLSSWFVFDVCSTFPFHSISLLFNRHEHSLGLKFLNVLRLWRLRRVSSLFARLEKDIRFNYAVIRCTKLISVTLFAIHCAGCINYLIADRYPDPRRTWIGAVMPDFREAGLWVRYVTSLYWSITTMTTTGYGDLHAENTREMLFGVAYMLFNLWLTAYLIGNMTNLVVHSTSRTRDFRDMVQAASEFTARNQLPQQIEEQMLNHICLRFRTEGIKQQEMLDILPKAMRSSTSLYLFYPVVQGSYLFKGVSSGFIQQLVTEMQAEYFAPKEDIMLQNDKPSDLYLLVSGAVDILAFLDGTEQIYGKAAEGELLGEIGVMSNKPQPFTFRATKLSQILRISRSKLMDIMQENREDGQTISSNFQQKLRMEQRL from the exons ATGGCACGTTCTTCTTCCTGCACGAGTTCGTGGGCACGGCGTCTCCCGTGCTTCGATGGCGACAGTAGCAACAGATTCAGTGGCCGCAACCTCGCCGGCGATCTCCTGCCGTCGCTTGGTGCGACGACACAGCAGCCTCCCAAGCTCAGGAAATACCTTGTGTCACCCTACGATCCGCGTTACAA GGTCTGGGAGATATTTCTGATCCTGCTCGTGGTGTACTCGGCGTGGATATGCCCGCTGGAGTTCGCGTTCCTGAGGTACCTGCCCAGGGCCCCTTTCGTCGTGGACGATGTCGTCAACGGGTTCTTCGCTGTCGACATCGTGCTCACTTTCTTCGTCCCGTACGTCGACAGCAAGTCCCACCTCCTCGTCGACGACCCCAAGAAAATAGCAGCCAG GTACCTGTCGTCTTGGTTTGTCTTCGATGTCTGCTCGACATTCCCGTTCCACTCCATCAGCCTCCTGTTCAACAGGCACGAGCACAGCCTTGGACTCAAGTTCCTCAACGTTCTCAGGCTTTGGCGGCTGCGCAGGGTCAGCTCCTTATTTGCAAG GCTTGAGAAGGACATCCGGTTCAACTACGCTGTGATACGCTGCACAAAGCTCATCTCG GTGACCCTGTTCGCGATCCACTGCGCCGGGTGCATCAACTACCTGATCGCGGACCGGTACCCGGACCCGCGGCGGACGTGGATCGGCGCCGTCATGCCGGACTTCCGGGAGGCCGGGCTGTGGGTCCGGTACGTGACGTCCCTGTACTGGTCCATCACGACGATGACCACCACCGGGTACGGCGACCTCCACGCCGAGAACACCCGGGAGATGCTGTTCGGCGTCGCCTACATGCTCTTCAACCTCTGGCTCACCGCCTACCTCATCGGCAACATGACCAACCTCGTCGTCCACAGCACCAGCCGCACCAGGGACTTT AGGGACATGGTCCAGGCGGCTTCAGAGTTCACGGCGAGGAACCAGCTGCCACAGCAGATCGAGGAGCAGATGCTAAACCACATATGCCTGAGGTTCAGGACGGAGGGGATCAAGCAGCAGGAGATGCTGGATATCCTCCCCAAGGCGATGCGATCCAGCACCTCTCTGTATCTCTTCTATCCGGTCGTGCAAGGGTCCTACCTGTTCAAGGGAGTTTCCTCAGGTTTCATCCAGCAACTG GTGACGGAGATGCAGGCTGAGTACTTCGCCCCGAAGGAGGATATCATGCTGCAGAACGACAAACCGTCAGACCTGTATCTTCTTGTATCCGGAGCAGTG GACATTCTGGCATTCCTTGATGGAACAGAGCAG ATCTATGGAAAAGCAGCCGAGGGGGAGCTACTAGGGGAGATAGGGGTCATGTCCAACAAGCCACAGCCGTTCACTTTCCGGGCTACAAAACTTTCCCAGATTCTGAGAATCAGCAGGTCCAAGCTGATGGACATCATGCAAGAAAATAGAGAGGACGGTCAGACCATCAGCAGCAACTTCCAGCAA AAACTCCGTATGGAGCAACGACTGTAG
- the LOC101759353 gene encoding uncharacterized protein LOC101759353 — protein sequence MAASTKTVAALLAAVLLALVASAAASRKLEEDAALLGNLAPAPAPAVGAAAGIAGAAPGAWAVAALVSLVAFLAH from the coding sequence ATGGCCGCCTCGACCAAGaccgtcgccgccctcctcgccgcggtGCTCCTCGCGCTGGTCGCGTCCGCGGCAGCCAGCAGGAAGCTGGAGGAGGACGCCGCCCTCCTGGGCAACCTCgcaccggcgcccgcgccggccgtgggcgccgccgcggggatcgccggcgccgcgcccgggGCGTGGGCCGTCGCCGCCCTGGTCTCGCTCGTCGCCTTCCTCGCGCACTGA
- the LOC101759758 gene encoding gibberellin 2-beta-dioxygenase, giving the protein MVVLANPPVVDQIPLLRSPGPRDSFAAVPVVDLSGPGAARAIVDACERFGFFKVVNHGVAAATMDRAETEAIRFFAQAQADKDRAGPAYPFGYGSKRIGLNGDMGWLEYLLLAVDSASLSDACSVPSNAAFRAALNEYIAAVRKVAVRVLEAMAEGLGIAPLDALSAMVTEQGSDQVFRVNHYPPCPALQGLGCSATGFGEHTDPQLVSVLRSNGTSGLQIALRDGAQWVSVPSDRDAFFVNVGDSLQVLTNGRFKSVKHRVVTNSLKSRVSFIYFGGPPLAQRIEPLPELLGEGEESLYKEFTWGEYKKAAYKTRLGDNRLAQFEKK; this is encoded by the exons ATGGTGGTGCTCGCCAACCCGCCTGTCGTCGACCAGATCCCGCTCCTGCGGTCCCCGGGGCCCAGGGATAGCTTCGCCGCCGTGCCGGTCGTCGACCTGTCCggccccggcgcggcgcgggcgatcGTCGACGCCTGCGAGCGCTTCGGGTTCTTCAAGGTCGTCAACCACGGCGTCGCCGCGGCCACCATGGACAGGGCCGAGACCGAGGCCATCAGGTTTTTCGCGCAGGCGCAGGCCGACAAGGACCGCGCCGGCCCGGCCTACCCGTTCGGGTACGGCAGCAAGCGGATCGGCCTCAATGGCGACATGGGCTGGCTCGagtacctcctcctcgccgtcgactCCGCGTCGCTCTCCGACGCCTGCTCCGTGCCCTCGAACGCCGCGTTCCG GGCCGCGCTGAACGAGTACATCGCGGCGGTGCGGAAGGTGGCGGTGCGCGTGCTGGAGGCGATGGCGGAGGGCCTGGGCATTGCGCCCTTGGACGCGCTGAGCGCGATGGTGACGGAGCAGGGGAGCGACCAGGTGTTCCGCGTGAACCACTACCCGCCCTGCCCCGCGCTCCAGGGCCTGGGCTGCAGCGCCACGGGTTTCGGTGAGCACACCGACCCGCAGCTCGTCTCCGTGCTCCGCTCCAACGGCACGTCCGGCCTCCAGATCGCGCTTCGCGACGGCGCGCAGTGGGTGTCCGTGCCCTCCGACCGCGACGCCTTCTTCGTCAACGTCGGCGACTCCCTGCAG GTGCTGACCAACGGGAGGTTCAAGAGCGTGAAGCACCGGGTGGTGACCAACAGCCTCAAGTCTAGGGTTTCCTTCATCTACTTCGGCGGGCCGCCGCTGGCGCAGCGGATCGAGCCGCTGCCGGAGCTGCTGGGGGAGGGCGAGGAGAGCCTGTACAAGGAGTTCACGTGGGGCGAGTACAAGAAGGCCGCGTACAAGACGAGGCTCGGCGACAACAGGCTGGCCCAGTTTGAGAAGaagtag
- the LOC101760171 gene encoding katanin p60 ATPase-containing subunit A-like 2 produces the protein MDFKGFWESRFGGKKEPEQNGSANGDANGAAPKRTADLAVYEQFEQQARQTQVRAAAIRDGNADVIQKPLLPPFESAEMRNLAETLLRDIIRGSPDVKWESIKGLENAKRLLKEAVVMPIKYPKYFTGLLSPWKGILLFGPPGTGKTMLAKAVATECKTTFFNISASSIVSKWRGDSEKLVKVLFELARHHAPSTIFLDEIDAIISQRGEARSEHEASRRLKTELLIQMDGLTKTNDLVFVLAATNLPWELDAAMLRRLEKRILVPLPEAEARQAMFEELLPETTSKLEVAYDVLVEKTEGYSGSDIRLVCKEAAMQPLRRLMSVLEASNELVPEEELPEVGPLKPEDIELALRNTRPSAHLHAHRYDKFNQDYGSQVLCSEQA, from the exons ATG GATTTCAAGGGGTTCTGGGAGTCCAGATTCGggggcaagaaggagccggaacaGAACGGGAGCGCTAACGGGGACGCCAACGGGGCCGCCCCAAAGAGGACCGCCGATTTGGCGGTCTACGAGCAGTTCGAGCAGCAG GCCAGGCAGACACAGGTCCGAGCTGCTGCGATCCGCGATGGGAACGCTGATGTGAT CCAGAAGCCCCTTCTGCCTCCATTTGAGTCAGCTGAAATGCGTAATCTCGCGGAGACATTATTGAG GGATATTATTCGTGGGAGTCCAGATGTGAAATGGGAGAGCATCAAAGGACTAGAGAATGCAAAACGCCTTCTAAAAGAGGCAGTTGTCATGCCCATAAAGTACCCAAA ATACTTCACTGGTCTCCTTTCTCCATGGAAAGGCATCTTACTTTTTGGCCCCCCAGGGACAGGAAAG ACAATGTTGGCAAAAGCAGTCGCTACTGAGTgcaaaaccaccttcttcaacATTTCAGCATCATCAATTGTCAGCAAATGGCGTG GAGATTCAGAGAAGCTTGTCAAAGTTCTGTTTGAGCTTGCTAGGCATCATGCACCATCCACAATATTTCTTGATGAAATAGATGCCATTATTAGCCAGCGTGGTGAAGCTCGTAGTGAGCACGAAGCTAGTCGTCGCTTGAAGACTGAACTACTTATTCAG ATGGATGGTTTGACAAAGACAAACGACTTGGTATTTGTCCTTGCAGCTACAAATTTACCATGGGAATTGGATGCTGCTATGCTGCGCCGGCTTGAGAAGCGG ATTCTTGTACCGCTTCCTGAAGCCGAAGCAAGGCAAGCAATGTTTGAGGAACTTCTGCCAGAAACTACCTCAAAGCTAGAGGTCGCGTACGACGTACTAGTTGAAAAGACTGAAGGTTACTCTGGTTCAGATATTCGGCTTGTGTGCAAAGAAGCTGCCATGCAACCACTGAGACGTCTCATGTCCGTTCTTGAAGCCAGCAATGAGTTAGTGCCAGAGGAAG AACTGCCTGAGGTTGGTCCTCTGAAGCCTGAAGATATCGAACTTGCTTTAAGGAACACTAGGCCATCAGCTCATCTCCATGCACATCGCTACGACAAGTTCAACCAGGACTATGGAAGCCAGGTTCTTTGCTCAGAGCAAGCTTGA
- the LOC101760575 gene encoding calcyclin-binding protein: MSAEELRLELDELRQLEGLAKRPRVQSLLANEIRIVEAKLAKATAPAPEPQAALSAPARPGLNYVTLGSFSWDQDNEKIRIYVFLEGVEQEKVETVFKPMSVDIKFHDVKGKNYRCAIPKLNKEIVPEKCKVVVKPTKVVVTLCKASKGNWLDLYFKEDKFKPSMDKEKDPMSGIMDLMKNMYEEGDEDMKRTIAKAWTDARSGKTTDSLSGLH; encoded by the exons ATGTCGGCGGAGGAGCTGCGGCTGGAGCTGGACGAGCTGAGGCAGCTGGAAGGCCTAGCCAAACGCCCCCGCGTCCAGTCCCTCCTCGCCAACGAGATCCGCATCGTTGAAGCCAAG TTAGCGAAGGCAACTGCACCAGCGCCTGAGCCGCAGGCGGCGCTTTCTGCGCCTGCGCGTCCTGGTTTGAACTACGTCACGTTGGGGTCGTTCAGCTGGGATCAGGACAACGAGAAGATCAGG ATTTATGTATTCCTGGAGGGAGTCGAGCAAGAGAAGGTGGAGACTGTTTTTAAGCCAATGTCAGTGGATATAAAGTTTCATGATGTTAAAGGCAAAAATTATCGGTGTGCCATACCAAAGCTGAACAAGGAAATTGTTCCTGAGAAATGTAAGGTTGTGGTGAAGCCTACAAAGGTTGTTGTTACCCTTTGCAAAGCTTCTAAAGGCAACTGGTTAGACCTGTATTTCAAGGAAGACAAG TTCAAGCCAAGCAtggacaaggagaaggacccAATGTCTGGAATTATGGACTTAATGAAG AACATGTATGAGGAAGGCGACGAGGATATGAAGCGCACAATAGCCAAGGCTTGGACCGACGCCAGATCTGGGAAAACGACTGATTCATTAAGTGGATTACATTGA